AATCACATAGAACCAGAATAATCCCGAATGGTTGGATTTATATTGTGATTTGACGATGTAAAACCATATCCCCGATGGAAGCACTCGGGGATGACAAAAGATAGAAGCACTCGGGGATGACAAAAGATGGAAGCACTCGGGGATGACAAAAGATGGAAGCACTCGGGGATGACAAAAGATGGAAGCACTCGGGGATGACAATAAATCCTATTTTTGGAGGAATGATGAAGAGACGATACCTTTTGCCTTTTGTTAGCATTGTGTTGATCTTGTCGGCGTTTCTTGCCATGCCGGTTCGGGCCGATGATTCGGAGGCGAGCCGGGCGACGCTGGCCGGGCTCCAGGGGGTCAGCGTGGTCGTGGAGGAGGTGCAGCCCAACATCCGGAAATATGCAGCCAAATTCGGGCTGAGCGGGGCGCAGATCCGGCGGGATGTGGTGCAGAAGCTTCAGAACGGCGGGATACGGGTGGTCGAGGGAAACGATTGGCTCGCAATCCCCGGACGGCCGGTTTTGTGCGTCAACGTCAATACCCATGAGACGGAAAAATACTGGTATGCCTACGATATCAAAGTTGAATTGCGGCAGTTGGCCGGCCTGGAGGCGAACCCGCGGTTGAAGACTCTGGCGGCTACCTGGTCGCTGAACATCACGGGGCAGGCGAATATCGGGAGCCTGAACCTGATCCGCCAGGATGTGGACGCGCTGGCGGGAAGGTTTGTGCAGGCCTACCGGGCGGTGAATAAATAAGATGAGGGGGATAGTCAGTCAGCTCCTCCTACGGAACGCCAATACCCTATAATCTATTGGTATTTTTGGCAGATAGCCTATTTGCCATTTATTAAAGATTTGTCGTGTAATTCCAAGGTGCTACACATAATCTGGAGGAGCTAACTGACTATCCCATTAAGAGGATAAGCACCGCCTTGGGGGTCAGGTTTAAACCTGTCCTTATTATTCCATTGACATTTTATTAACATATCATTAATGATCAGTTCATGAAATATAACGAGCTGACCGCCGCGATTAAGGCCCCCATCTTCACCCGGAATGACCTTGCGTTGTCGAGACATAAGGTTCTCGACGGCCAACTCAGCCTCTGGGTGAAAAAGGGCCATCTGCTGCGGCTGAAAAAAGGCGTCTATGTCTTCAGCCGGGAGCGTGACCGGCTCAGGGGCGAGGGCATTGCCTCGCTTCTCTATCCTCCCAGCTACCTCAGCCTGGAAAGCGCCCTGGCCTGGTACGGCTTCATCCCTGAGATCGTGTACGCCTATACCAGCGTCACCGCCAGAATCACGCGGACCTTCGAGAACGCCTTCGGCCGTTTCATCTACCGGCACGGCGATTCGCATCCTCCACGACAGCCCTCGTTTCTCGGAGGATCTGGATTTTGATAATTTCGGTTTGACGTTAACCCAGTTCGAAGGGCTCTTGAAGACGGCTTGCCGGGACATGGAGTATAAGGGTTTTCTGATTGAATATCGGGTCGTCGAAAAGGGCGCCTGGCATTGTTATATCCGTTTTCCGAAGATCCTGCAGGAAGCGGGTCTGAGTCCGGACGCGGAGCGGAAGATTCTCATCCGCATCGACAGTGAAGCGAAGGAGAGGCTGTACGATCCCGGGAAAGTTTTCCTGAACAGATTCAGCGTTTACCGCCAGATTCTGGCGGCGCCGCCGGCGATACTCCTGGCCCAGAAGATGCTGGCAATTCTGTATCGGACGCGGGAAAAAGGGAGGGATGTCTTCGATGTTTCTTTTCTGACCGGCTTGGCGGCCCCTGATTTTGAATATATCGAAAAGATGGTCGGATTGGATCGAACGGAATTTCTCCAACGCTTTGAAGAGCGGCTCGGAAAACTGGATCTGAATGCTCTGGCTCAGGATGTGGAACCGTTCCTCTTTTCCCCCGAACAGCGGCAGCGCGTCGCCGGTTTCAGAGATTTCTGGAAACAAACAGGGCCAGAGCCCTATGTGCGGCCGGGCAAGGTCGCGTAATCAAGCGGGTGTAAGTCCCCTCCCGCCCCGGAAGGAAGGCCAACCACCGGGGAGCGAGTCCTTGGGGGTCTGATGTCAACATTAGGGACATGATTAAATAGTCATTGCAGAAAATATACGCATAGTGTATTTAGACCTCCATGAAACGCACCGTTACCGATTTCTTAAACCGCTGGAAAACGTCCGTAAACCGCAAACCCCTTATTCTCCGGGGCGCCCGGCAGGTCGGCAAGACCTATATCCTGAAGGAATTCGGCGGAGCGGCTTTCCCCCGGTATCATTATGTCAATTTTGAAAAGGATGAACGACTCGGGCGGATATTCGAGCAGGATCTGAAACCGGGTCGCATCCTCGAGGAATTGCAGTTTTACCTCGATCGGCCCATCGACCGCCACCTGGATTTGATTATCTTCGATGAGATCCAACGCAGCCCCCGGGCGCTGACCAGCCTGAAATATTTCTCCGAGGAGATGCCGGAGCTGGCCCTGTGCGCTGCCGGTTCGCTTTTGGGCGTGGCGCTGCAACCGGACTCCTTCCCTGTCGGAAAGATTCAGTTTCTGGATATGTATCCCCTTTCGTTCGCTGAATTTCTCGACGGCCTGGGAAAGGAACGGCTGGCCGAATTGATCCGGAAACATGACTTGACCCAGCCCTTCCCGGAGACGGCGCACGAACAACTGTGGGGATTGTGGAAGCATTACCTGGTTGTCGGCGGCCTGCCCGATGCCGTGAACCATTATCGCGAGGGGCAGGAAAATTTGTATGAAGCCGTTCAGACGGTCCGTAAGGCGCAGCAAGATATGCTGGAGACCTATCTGGCCGATATGGCGAAGCATAGCGGGAAGAGCAACGCTTTACACATCGAGAAACTCTGGCGAAACGTGCCCGCGCAATTAGCGCGGACGCAAGACGGATCAGCCGCGAAATTCAAACTCCGCGAAGGGATCCCGGGAATCCGGGGTTACGAGAGATTGTCCGCTCCCCTGGACTGGCTGGAATGCGCTAATCTGCTCATCCGGACGCCTATTATCGATGCCGTCGGCGTTCCCCTTTCCAGCTATGTGAAGGAAAACCGCTTCAAGCTCTACTTCTTTGATGTGGGACTGCTGGGAGCCGCGAGCGGCATTGCCCCGGCCACGTTTCTGAACTATGGCTTCGGCAGCTACCAAGGTTACGTCGCGGAGAATTTCGTGGCTCAGGAACTGCGCACCGCGGGAGACAAGGCCCTTTTCTGCTGGCAGGGGCGCACGGCGGAAGTGGAATTTCTTCTTGAGCGGGAAGGAGAAGTTGTGCCTCTGGAGGTCAAATCCGGATGGGTGACCCAATCGAAGAGCCTGAAGGTCTATACGGAGCGCTATCACCCCCCGCGGGCCTATGTCCTGAGCGCCAACAATATCAGCCGGAGAAATACCGTTCATTATCTCCCCCTCTATGCAGCCAGTCGCATTAAATAGGCAAGTTTTGGGGGTCAGGTCTTTAGAGCCAATTGCAAAATTCCCAATTCTGTCATTCCCGCAATGATTTTAAGCGGGAAAACGAAGTTTAATGTTCATAATCTGGTTCTAACTGCTTGAAAAACCGTATTCCCGATAGAAGCATTGTGTACATTAAGCTCCGCTTTCGGGAA
This DNA window, taken from Syntrophobacterales bacterium, encodes the following:
- a CDS encoding AAA family ATPase, producing MKRTVTDFLNRWKTSVNRKPLILRGARQVGKTYILKEFGGAAFPRYHYVNFEKDERLGRIFEQDLKPGRILEELQFYLDRPIDRHLDLIIFDEIQRSPRALTSLKYFSEEMPELALCAAGSLLGVALQPDSFPVGKIQFLDMYPLSFAEFLDGLGKERLAELIRKHDLTQPFPETAHEQLWGLWKHYLVVGGLPDAVNHYREGQENLYEAVQTVRKAQQDMLETYLADMAKHSGKSNALHIEKLWRNVPAQLARTQDGSAAKFKLREGIPGIRGYERLSAPLDWLECANLLIRTPIIDAVGVPLSSYVKENRFKLYFFDVGLLGAASGIAPATFLNYGFGSYQGYVAENFVAQELRTAGDKALFCWQGRTAEVEFLLEREGEVVPLEVKSGWVTQSKSLKVYTERYHPPRAYVLSANNISRRNTVHYLPLYAASRIK
- a CDS encoding nucleotidyl transferase AbiEii/AbiGii toxin family protein, which translates into the protein MSSAGSVTGSGARALPRFSILPATSAWKAPWPGTASSLRSCTPIPASPPESRGPSRTPSAVSSTGTAIRILHDSPRFSEDLDFDNFGLTLTQFEGLLKTACRDMEYKGFLIEYRVVEKGAWHCYIRFPKILQEAGLSPDAERKILIRIDSEAKERLYDPGKVFLNRFSVYRQILAAPPAILLAQKMLAILYRTREKGRDVFDVSFLTGLAAPDFEYIEKMVGLDRTEFLQRFEERLGKLDLNALAQDVEPFLFSPEQRQRVAGFRDFWKQTGPEPYVRPGKVA